In Halorhabdus rudnickae, the following proteins share a genomic window:
- a CDS encoding D-aminoacyl-tRNA deacylase codes for MTGRATRTVGIVVSTEDRASEHIYDHLLDVADWTIEHDDERAPAAGGGEIYRTDGFEMRVFEKWHLEVDGVAAVFDDPDLVVFASRHSGETGPLLTAHHTGNFGAAEYGGANRDLARAAPNAHSRVLDALAEHAPEGYEVGMECTHHGPTDVGVPSLFVEVGSGPDQWDDPDAARAVARAILDLRGVAADAPQKDGEDSARRHLIGFDGNHYVPRFERIVRETDWAVGHIAADWGLDEMGDPLESEDILQAAFEESAAEYALIDGNRPRLERAIDELGYETVGETWLRAVDGVPLPIARRIENRVVSVADGLRFGDQSRSDDGTFEVVEMPDELLDEAQGIDREATREAVESGALAFTTEQSATLVGDRAVVADSEDREQLVEALADVLRTDYDEVIVEDDRVLAHKEAFDPELAAKAGVPEGPKFGKLANGQAVEVDGETVEPEAVSREREETFPI; via the coding sequence ATGACCGGACGTGCCACGCGAACCGTCGGCATCGTCGTCTCGACCGAAGATCGCGCCTCCGAACACATCTACGATCACCTCCTCGACGTGGCGGACTGGACAATCGAGCACGACGACGAGCGAGCGCCGGCCGCGGGCGGTGGTGAGATCTATCGCACCGACGGGTTCGAGATGCGGGTCTTCGAGAAGTGGCACCTCGAAGTTGACGGGGTCGCCGCGGTCTTCGACGATCCGGATCTCGTCGTCTTTGCGTCCCGGCACTCGGGGGAGACCGGCCCACTGCTGACCGCCCACCACACGGGCAACTTCGGAGCGGCCGAGTACGGCGGCGCAAACCGTGATCTTGCCCGCGCTGCTCCGAACGCTCACAGCCGCGTTCTCGACGCGCTGGCCGAACACGCCCCAGAAGGATACGAAGTCGGGATGGAGTGTACTCACCACGGCCCAACCGACGTGGGCGTCCCCTCGCTGTTCGTCGAAGTCGGCAGTGGCCCCGACCAGTGGGACGACCCCGACGCCGCCCGAGCGGTCGCGCGGGCGATCCTCGATCTGCGTGGCGTCGCGGCCGACGCCCCCCAGAAAGACGGCGAAGATAGCGCCCGCCGGCACCTCATCGGGTTCGACGGGAACCACTACGTCCCCCGCTTCGAGCGCATCGTCCGCGAAACCGACTGGGCGGTCGGCCACATCGCGGCCGACTGGGGCCTCGACGAGATGGGCGATCCGCTCGAAAGCGAAGACATCCTCCAAGCGGCCTTCGAAGAGAGCGCGGCCGAGTACGCCCTGATCGACGGCAACCGTCCACGCCTCGAACGAGCGATCGACGAGCTGGGGTACGAAACCGTCGGCGAAACGTGGCTCCGGGCAGTCGACGGTGTCCCGCTGCCCATTGCTCGTCGCATCGAAAACCGAGTGGTCTCTGTCGCGGACGGGCTACGATTCGGCGATCAGTCCCGGAGCGACGATGGGACTTTCGAGGTCGTCGAGATGCCGGATGAGTTACTGGACGAAGCACAGGGGATCGACCGCGAGGCGACCCGGGAGGCCGTCGAGAGCGGCGCGCTCGCGTTCACCACCGAACAGAGTGCGACGCTCGTCGGGGATCGAGCCGTCGTCGCCGACAGCGAAGACCGCGAACAACTAGTCGAGGCGCTCGCCGACGTGTTACGGACGGACTACGACGAGGTTATCGTCGAAGACGATCGTGTCCTCGCGCACAAGGAAGCGTTCGATCCCGAACTCGCGGCAAAGGCAGGCGTCCCGGAAGGGCCGAAGTTCGGAAAACTGGCGAACGGGCAAGCCGTTGAGGTCGACGGTGAAACGGTCGAACCTGAGGCGGTCAGTCGGGAGCGAGAAGAGACGTTCCCGATTTGA
- a CDS encoding GNAT family N-acetyltransferase, producing the protein MYVRDARNRDEAWLLDRIEEMELDETAFRSRDYVIAVDERSDERTGFGRIRIHKDDDGDVCELTSIGVLPEWRGQGVGAHVVERLIQEAGDQDFEIVYSLSGEPEYLGQFGFEPIDEDRLPPSLTDRLETKRDSLEPDAVPMRLATEDFEMPGRLREVFKSADAREGDDEPEESAEDFGIDPDEATYKYDTGS; encoded by the coding sequence ATGTACGTTCGTGACGCGCGAAACCGCGACGAGGCCTGGTTGCTCGATCGCATCGAGGAGATGGAACTGGACGAGACGGCCTTCCGTTCGCGGGACTACGTCATCGCGGTCGACGAACGCAGTGACGAACGGACGGGTTTCGGCCGGATCCGTATCCACAAGGACGACGACGGCGACGTCTGTGAGCTGACGAGCATCGGCGTCCTCCCGGAGTGGCGCGGTCAGGGCGTCGGTGCTCACGTCGTCGAACGCCTCATCCAGGAAGCTGGCGACCAGGACTTCGAGATCGTCTACTCGCTGTCCGGCGAACCGGAGTATCTCGGGCAATTCGGCTTCGAACCGATCGACGAGGACCGACTCCCACCGAGCTTGACCGACCGTCTGGAGACGAAGCGAGACTCTCTGGAACCCGATGCCGTCCCGATGCGTCTCGCGACTGAGGACTTCGAGATGCCCGGTCGCCTTCGGGAAGTGTTCAAGTCCGCGGACGCCCGAGAGGGCGACGACGAACCCGAAGAATCCGCCGAGGACTTCGGCATCGACCCCGACGAAGCCACCTACAAGTACGATACCGGTAGCTGA
- the thiC gene encoding phosphomethylpyrimidine synthase ThiC has product MTTQLQRARDGQITPAMQRVAERENHDPEFVREKVADGEAVIPNNHEHDSLDPMIIGTDFSTKINANIGNSEPESDIETEREKLHTAIEYGADTVMDLSTGGDIPELRAGQIEHSPVPLGTVPIYEALKQAGSPEDLTAELLCNVIESQARQGTDYQTIHAGILREHLALTDGRITGIVSRGGSILAEWMETYGEQNPLYTHFDEICSILAEYDVTISLGDGLRPGSLADANDDAQLAELRTLGELTERAQEHGVQVMVEGPGHVPLDEIGEHVQYQQEVCNGAPFYLLGPLVTDVAPGYDHITSAIGATEAARHGAAMLCYVTPKEHLGLPDSEDVRDGLAAYRIAAHAGDVAAGTPGARDWDDAISQARYDFDWREQFRLALDPDRAKDYHDQTLPEDNYKDARYCSMCGAEFCSMRIDQDARDGGEMDDLDAGVDLADSPAAEVNLPPTGTHDTSGLPTVPEALCDHAEDVASDD; this is encoded by the coding sequence ATGACAACACAACTCCAGCGCGCACGCGACGGACAGATCACGCCAGCCATGCAGCGAGTCGCCGAGCGGGAGAATCACGACCCGGAATTCGTCCGTGAGAAGGTTGCAGACGGTGAGGCAGTGATCCCCAACAATCACGAACACGACTCTCTGGACCCGATGATCATCGGGACGGACTTCTCGACGAAGATCAACGCCAACATCGGCAACAGCGAACCGGAGAGTGACATCGAGACCGAACGGGAGAAACTCCACACCGCAATCGAGTACGGTGCCGATACAGTGATGGATCTCTCGACGGGCGGGGACATTCCGGAACTCCGGGCCGGTCAGATCGAACACTCGCCGGTCCCGCTCGGGACGGTTCCGATCTACGAGGCATTGAAGCAGGCCGGATCGCCGGAAGACCTCACTGCGGAGCTCCTCTGCAACGTGATCGAGTCCCAAGCTCGGCAGGGCACCGACTACCAGACCATCCACGCGGGCATCCTCCGGGAGCATCTGGCGTTGACCGACGGGCGGATCACTGGCATCGTCTCGCGTGGGGGGTCGATCCTCGCCGAGTGGATGGAAACCTACGGTGAACAGAACCCGCTGTATACACACTTCGATGAGATCTGTTCGATCCTCGCCGAATACGACGTGACGATCAGTCTGGGGGATGGCTTGCGGCCGGGCTCGCTTGCCGATGCCAACGACGACGCCCAACTGGCCGAACTGCGGACGCTGGGCGAACTCACCGAGCGCGCTCAAGAGCACGGCGTCCAGGTCATGGTCGAGGGGCCGGGCCACGTCCCGCTTGACGAGATCGGCGAGCACGTCCAGTATCAACAGGAGGTCTGCAACGGTGCGCCCTTCTACCTGCTCGGGCCGCTGGTGACCGACGTCGCGCCGGGGTATGACCACATCACGAGCGCGATCGGCGCGACGGAGGCCGCCCGCCACGGCGCGGCGATGCTGTGTTACGTCACGCCAAAAGAGCACCTCGGATTGCCCGATTCCGAGGACGTCCGGGACGGCCTGGCGGCCTACCGGATCGCCGCCCACGCGGGTGACGTTGCGGCGGGTACGCCAGGCGCGCGCGACTGGGACGACGCTATCTCCCAGGCCCGATACGACTTCGACTGGCGCGAGCAGTTCCGGCTGGCGCTGGATCCCGATCGCGCCAAGGACTATCACGACCAGACCCTGCCCGAGGACAACTACAAGGACGCCCGCTACTGCTCGATGTGTGGCGCGGAGTTCTGCTCGATGCGGATCGATCAAGATGCGAGAGACGGTGGCGAGATGGACGACCTCGATGCGGGCGTCGACCTCGCTGATTCCCCGGCCGCCGAGGTGAATCTCCCGCCGACGGGCACACACGACACCAGCGGCTTGCCGACGGTGCCCGAGGCGCTGTGTGACCACGCCGAGGATGTAGCGAGCGACGACTGA
- a CDS encoding DUF2237 family protein has translation MSQSDPDAQRNVLGDPLEPCSNTLSTGYQRDGHCTAVPGDRGEHHLCAKMTQDFLEFSREQGNDLITPRPELDFPGLNPKDHWCLCVGRWLEAHDAGVAPPVVLEATNETVLEEIDLETLQSHAVEE, from the coding sequence ATGTCCCAAAGCGACCCCGACGCCCAGCGAAACGTCCTGGGCGACCCACTCGAACCGTGCAGCAACACGCTCTCGACGGGCTATCAGCGCGACGGCCACTGCACGGCGGTTCCAGGTGACCGCGGAGAGCACCACCTCTGTGCGAAGATGACCCAGGACTTCCTGGAGTTTTCCCGCGAGCAGGGCAACGACCTGATCACGCCGCGACCGGAACTGGACTTCCCGGGACTCAATCCCAAAGACCACTGGTGTCTCTGTGTGGGTCGGTGGTTGGAGGCCCACGACGCTGGCGTCGCGCCGCCGGTCGTCCTCGAAGCGACCAACGAGACGGTCCTCGAAGAGATCGACTTGGAGACACTCCAATCTCACGCGGTCGAGGAGTAA